A part of Setaria viridis chromosome 8, Setaria_viridis_v4.0, whole genome shotgun sequence genomic DNA contains:
- the LOC140220296 gene encoding disease resistance protein Pik-2-like: MRTAMPEADPVKEVVTGALPSVITKLGDLLVGEYKLQKGVKGEIRFLQAELESMKGALEKVSNTPADQLDIQDKIWAKDLRELSYDIEDNIDTFMVRGEGNEQAKLRGIKKFIDRSVGFFRKAMVRHGIAAEIRDIKSRVEEVAKRHDRYKLSNSNVAKHVPIDPRLLYQ; this comes from the exons ATGCGTACAGCCATGCCAG AGGCAGATCCGGTCAAGGAGGTGGTGACAGGGGCACTGCCGAGCGTCATCACCAAGCTTGGTGACCTGCTCGTCGGTGAGTACAAGCTGCAGAAGGGGGTGAAGGGAGAGATCAGGTTCCTCCAAGCTGAGCTCGAGAGCATGAAGGGTGCTCTTGAGAAAGTTTCCAACACACCGGCTGACCAGCTTGACATTCAGGACAAGATTTGGGCCAAGGATTTGAGAGAGCTGTCCTACGATATAGAGGACAATATTGACACATTCATGGTCCGTGGAGAGGGCAATGAGCAGGCCAAGCTGCGTGGCATCAAGAAGTTCATTGATAGAAGTGTTGGTTTTTTCAGAAAGGCCATGGTTCGCCATGGCATTGCTGCTGAAATCAGAGACATCAAGAGCCGTGTTGAAGAGGTGGCCAAGCGGCATGATCGGTACAAGTTATCAAACAGTAATGTAGCTAAGCATGTCCCAATCGACCCTCGATTACTTTATCAGTAG